Proteins found in one Oribacterium sp. oral taxon 102 genomic segment:
- a CDS encoding extracellular solute-binding protein, with amino-acid sequence MRRIRVLALLLLSGALVACGHAGRRETGTVEKITLWHYYKGEQKKSLDAALKQYNEGEGRKHGIEVDAVCSGSLFDLENDISAIMENHPVSGELPNIIMCYSGLANRLDKRGMLENLAPYFTGAELERFVDSYLSEGMLSGSRKDIKILPLAKSTEVLYLNETDWERFSEETGAELGKLSTMEGIAELSELYYRWTDEKTPEPNDGKAFFGRDDIPNFLYISGKQLGIDVLSAGEGDHAAINFPRQLAERLWQSYYIPYIKGYFASGARYHSDDIKTGNVLCYVSSSAGASYFPKRVILSDTERYPIQCRVLAAPKLAGGMDFAIQQGAGMAVLKGSKAEAAAAVEFLKWLSGGTQNIRFAVNAGYLPVEKTAASEAEILAAVPEIRLTDAIQVGLETVQDNELYTTPPVQNAGRIRKGVGRILSEQAEENRRLLSERLAAGQSMEAAEAGLTGEESFERWYNTVSEKLQGLAASED; translated from the coding sequence ATGAGGAGAATCAGGGTGCTCGCGCTTCTTTTGCTGTCGGGGGCGCTCGTCGCCTGCGGACATGCGGGAAGGCGGGAAACAGGAACAGTGGAAAAAATCACGCTTTGGCATTATTATAAAGGAGAACAGAAGAAAAGTCTGGACGCTGCCCTGAAGCAGTACAATGAGGGGGAAGGACGGAAGCATGGCATCGAGGTCGATGCGGTCTGCTCCGGCTCTCTTTTCGATCTGGAGAATGATATCAGCGCGATCATGGAGAACCATCCGGTCAGCGGGGAGCTGCCGAATATCATTATGTGCTACAGCGGGCTGGCGAACCGGCTGGATAAACGGGGGATGCTGGAGAATCTGGCGCCCTATTTCACGGGCGCGGAGCTGGAGCGCTTCGTAGACAGCTACCTCTCGGAGGGGATGCTCTCCGGCAGCCGGAAGGACATCAAGATCCTGCCGCTTGCGAAGTCGACGGAGGTACTCTATCTCAATGAGACTGACTGGGAGCGTTTCTCGGAAGAGACGGGCGCGGAGCTCGGGAAGCTCTCGACCATGGAGGGGATCGCGGAGCTTTCGGAGCTGTATTACCGGTGGACGGATGAGAAGACGCCGGAGCCGAACGACGGCAAGGCGTTTTTCGGAAGAGATGATATTCCCAATTTCCTCTATATCAGCGGGAAACAGCTGGGCATCGATGTGCTGTCGGCGGGAGAGGGGGATCACGCCGCGATAAACTTCCCGCGGCAGCTCGCAGAGCGGCTCTGGCAGAGCTACTATATTCCCTATATCAAGGGGTATTTCGCATCCGGTGCGCGCTATCATTCCGATGATATCAAGACGGGGAATGTGCTTTGCTATGTGAGCTCCTCGGCAGGGGCGAGCTACTTCCCGAAGCGTGTCATCCTGAGCGATACCGAGCGCTACCCCATTCAATGCAGGGTTTTGGCGGCGCCGAAGCTTGCCGGCGGGATGGATTTCGCGATCCAGCAGGGCGCGGGGATGGCAGTGCTGAAGGGAAGCAAGGCGGAGGCAGCGGCGGCAGTGGAGTTCCTGAAATGGCTCTCCGGCGGGACGCAGAATATCCGCTTTGCGGTCAATGCCGGATATCTCCCGGTGGAGAAGACGGCGGCAAGCGAGGCAGAGATCCTCGCGGCAGTGCCGGAGATCCGGCTCACGGACGCGATACAGGTCGGTCTGGAGACGGTACAGGACAACGAGCTGTATACCACCCCGCCGGTGCAGAATGCCGGACGGATCCGAAAGGGCGTCGGCAGGATTCTGTCGGAGCAGGCGGAGGAGAACCGCAGGCTCCTTTCAGAACGGCTCGCTGCAGGACAGAGCATGGAGGCTGCGGAGGCGGGACTCACCGGGGAGGAGAGCTTCGAACGCTGGTACAATACCGTATCGGAGAAGCTGCAGGGACTGGCGGCATCCGAGGATTGA
- a CDS encoding helix-turn-helix domain-containing protein: MRFRYPVIDVEKTGKRIEELRKKRGFKVREIAVLMGFQEPQAVYKWQQGKALPSLDNLFALSRLFDVRMEDIIVERTLSAEAA, encoded by the coding sequence ATGCGTTTTCGGTATCCTGTGATCGATGTGGAGAAGACAGGAAAAAGGATAGAGGAGCTTCGAAAGAAGAGAGGCTTCAAGGTGCGGGAGATTGCCGTCCTGATGGGCTTTCAGGAACCACAGGCAGTGTACAAGTGGCAGCAGGGGAAGGCGCTGCCAAGCCTGGACAATCTCTTCGCATTGAGCCGTCTCTTCGATGTCCGGATGGAGGATATTATCGTGGAGAGAACGCTCTCTGCCGAGGCTGCCTGA